In the genome of Chelmon rostratus isolate fCheRos1 chromosome 24, fCheRos1.pri, whole genome shotgun sequence, one region contains:
- the LOC121627195 gene encoding cystathionine beta-synthase-like, which produces MPSVPSSKETAVKGPVCPHSAKLLNHTNGEAKLREGSFPLNGVDKLPAMEDTGEANRTIQINTKNATPERKWIRPDLPSRCKWSLGASKADSPHTQVPRTIAPTILPNILHRIGDTPLVRINKIPKVFGLKCEILAKCEYFNAGGSVKDRISLRMVEDAERAGLLKPGDTIIEPTSGNTGIGLALAAAVKGYRCIIVMPEKMSMEKVDVLRALGAEIVRTPTSARFDSPESHVGVAWRLKNEIPNSHILDQYRNPSNPLAHYDTTAEEILEQCDGKVDMLVAGAGTGGTITGIARKLKERCPNIKIVGVDPEGSILAEPEELNKTDKTQYEVEGIGYDFIPTVLDRSVIDTWYKSDDEESFNMSRMLIREEGLLCGGSSGTAMAAAVNVAKELKEGQRCVVILPDSIRNYMSKFLSDKWMVQKGFLSEEDLMVKKPWWWNLKLQGLNLSAPLTVLPTVTCQKTIKILKEKGFDQAPVVDEAGLILGMVTLGNMLACILAGKIKLSDPVSKVLYKQFKQIRLTDNLGKLSRILETDHFALVVHEQIQYLTDGSPSLKQMVFGVVTAVDLLNFVTGRERRERSMSESTDELN; this is translated from the exons ATGCCGTCAGTTCCTTCATCCAAAGAGACCGCCGTCAAGGGGCCCGTGTGCCCTCACTCTGCCAAGCTGCTCAACCACACCAACGGAGAAGCCAAACTCCGCGAGGGTTCGTTCCCACTGAATGGGGTTGACAAGCTGCCCGCGATGGAGGACACCGGAGAGGCAAACAGGACCATTCAGATCAACACAAAGAACGCCACCCCCGAGAGGAAGTGGATCCGACCTGACCTTCCCAGCCGCTGCAAATGGAGCCTGGGAGCCTCAAAAGCCGACTCCCCTCATACACAAGTTCCAAG AACCATTGCTCCAACCATTCTCCCAAACATCCTGCACAGGATCGGTGACACTCCCTTGGTGCGCATCAACAAGATCCCCAAAGTGTTTGGACTCAAGTGTGAAATAC TGGCCAAGTGTGAGTACTTCAATGCTGGCGGCAGTGTCAAGGACAGGATCAGCCTGCGGATGGTGGAGGACGCTGAGAGAGCCGGGCTCCTCAAGCCTGGAGACACCATCATCGAGCCCACCTCTGGAAACACTG GTATTGGATTggctctggctgcagctgtgaaagGCTACCGCTGCATCATCGTCATGCCCGAGAAAATGAGCATGGAGAAG GTGGATGTCTTGAGAGCTCTTGGAGCCGAGATTGTCCGCACACCCACCAGCGCTCGCTTCGATTCGCCTGAGTCTCACGTGGGCGTAGCCTGGCGCCTTAAAAACGAGATCCCAAACTCTCACATCCTGGACCAGTACCGCAACCCGAGCAATCCTCTGGCTCACTACGACACCACAGCCGAGGAGATCCTGGAGCAGTGTGACG GTAAAGTGGACATGCTGGTGGCAGGAGCAGGCACAGGGGGGACGATCACAGGCATCGCCCGCAAACTGAAGGAAAGATGCCCCAACATCAAA ATTGTTGGTGTCGACCCAGAAGGCTCCATCCTGGCTGAGCCTGAGGAGCTTAACAAGACCGATAAGACCCAGTACGAGGTGGAGGGCATCGGGTACGACTTCATCCCGACTGTGCTCGACAGATCA gTAATCGATACCTGGTACAAGTCAGACGATGAGGAGTCCTTCAACATGTCTCGCATGCTGATCAGAGAGGAAGGCCTGCTGTGCG GAGGCAGCTCTGGGACGGCCATGGCAGCAGCAGTCAACGTCGCCAAAGAGCTGAAGGAGGGCCAGCGCTGTGTGGTCATCCTGCCAGACTCCATCCGCAACTACAT GTCCAAGTTCCTAAGTGACAAGTGGATGGTCCAGAAGGGATTCCTGAGCGAGGAGGACCTCATGGTGAAAAAACCATG GTGGTGGAACCTGAAGCTACAGGGGTTGAACCTGTCAGCGCCCCTCACCGTCCTGCCCACCGTCACTTGCCAGAAGACCATCAAAATCCTCAAGGAGAAGGGCTTCGACCAGGCACCCGTGGTGGATGAGGCTGG gttaatCCTGGGCATGGTGACTCTCGGAAACATGCTGGCCTGTATTCTGGCTGGGAAGATCAAGCTGTCAGATCCAGTCAGCAAAGTGCTCTACAAGCAGTTCAAACAG ATCCGTCTGACTGATAATTTGGGGAAGTTATCCCGCATCCTGGAGACTGACCACTTTGCCCTGGTGGTGCATGAACAGATCCAGT ATTTGACAGACGGCTCTCCGAGTCTGAAGCAGATGGTGTTTGGGGTGGTGACGGCCGTTGACCTGCTCAACTTCGTCACGGGCCGGGAAAGAAGAGAGCGCTCCATGTCAGAGTCCACCGACGAGCTCAACTGA
- the LOC121627201 gene encoding B- and T-lymphocyte attenuator-like isoform X2 translates to MTAGFLSVPIMRPNHCWTILHVCVLTVLLLTLNADSQDSNCETAIKVRRNTHHAALLGQRLVIDCPVHFCNNSTPTVSWFKNEKTTVPVDVSSGSHIRTEWKQLNHSDGISHLIFQNILMSDSGVYQCRSDLIVSHNINVSVFDHEEPANGTQRNETGNTNPGSDPPTNLWTYVYTAAGILASVIIVIIISVLSMQGCKGKPKKEIQSDNQYIAIPMVEQPLPRTSLQAPPRGSPSAPPSRKSTRRKTPPPQPSELPLPRDNQHLYSKTKENRGRQRNTAQEEGSSVVYAALNHQPPAGAAARPRIPREESSEYAAIRIPGH, encoded by the exons ATGACGGCAGGTTTTCTGAGCGTTCCCATCATGAGGCCGAACCACTGCTGGACCATCCTGCATGTGTGCGTCCTGACGGTGCTGCTTCTCACCTTAAACGCTGACA GTCAAGATTCAAACTGTGAAACAGCAATTAAGGTGCGGCGCAACACACATCATGCAGCTCTCCTCGGGCAGCGCCTTGTGATTGACTGCCCAGTTCATTTCTGCAACAACTCAACACCAACAGTGTCCTGgtttaaaaatgagaaaactacTGTCCCTGTTGATGTCAGCAGTGGCAGCCACATTAGAACAGAGTGGAAACAATTAAACCATTCTGATGGGATATCACATTTGATTTTCCAAAACATTCTCATGAGCGACTCAGGTGTGTATCAGTGTCGCAGTGATCTCATTGTGAGTCACAACATCAACGTCTCTGTCTTCG ATCATGAGGAGCCTGCCAACGGTACACAGAGGAATGAGACAG GCAACACAAATCCAGGTTCTGATCCCCCAACAAACCTGTGGACGTACGTGTACACTGCAGCTGGGATCCTGGCATCCGTCATCATAGTGATCATTATATCTGTCTTATCAATGCAAGGGTGTAAAG GGAAACCGAAGAAAGAGATCCAAAGTGATAATCAG TATATAGCCATCCCCATGGTCGAGCAACCCCTCCCACGCACCAGCCTCCAAGCTCCACCAAGAGGAAGCCCCTCTGCGCCGCCATCTCGGAAATCAACCCGCAGAAAGACACCGCCCCCACAACCCAGTGAGCTGCCATTACCGAGAGACAATCAGCACCTTTACAGCAAGAcaaaagagaacagagggagacagaggaacaCAGCGCAGGAAGAGGGGAGCTCTGTTGTGTACGCTGCCCTCAACCATCAGCCTCCAGCGGGGGCCGCTGCTCGGCCGCGGATCCCGAGGGAGGAGAGTTCAGAGTACGCAGCGATCCGTATTCCAGGCCACTAG
- the LOC121627203 gene encoding uncharacterized protein LOC121627203 produces the protein MRLNFCLIVLLVSNFAALLLIPGADSEDSNCETEIRVRRNTHRKALLGQRLVIDCPVHFCINSTPTVSWFKLDKTAVPADVSSGSHIKTEWKQLNHSDGISHLIFQNILMSDSGVYRCHSDVTVSHSINVSVYGNEELTTDTEHDYSAEIPLSGHFQDSPRPNLYRVIGIVVFVIIVIIMHVTSKSACKGVHCARRSRETPDPSPQPSDHALPVFHIYENDQ, from the exons ATGAGACTTAACTTCTGCCTGATTGTTCTTCTTGTGTCCAACTTTGCGGCACTCCTCCTCATTCCGGGTGCTGATA GTGAAGATTCAAACTGCGAAACAGAAATTCGAGTGCGGCGCAACACACATCGTAAAGCTCTCCTCGGGCAGCGCCTTGTGATTGACTGCCCAGTTCATTTCTGCATCAACTCAACACCAACAGTGTCCTGGTTTAAACTTGATAAAACTGCTGTCCCTGCTGATGTCAGCAGTGGCAGCCACATTAAAACAGAGTGGAAACAGTTAAACCATTCTGATGGGATATCACATTTGATTTTCCAAAACATTCTCATGAGCGACTCAGGTGTGTATCggtgtcacagtgatgtcactgtgagtCACAGCATCAACGTCTCTGTCTACG GTAATGAGGAACTCACCACGGACACTGAGCACGACT ATTCCGCCGAAATTCCATTATCAGGACACTTTCAGGACTCTCCTAGGCCAAATCTTTACCGTGTCATTGGAATCGTGGTGTTTGTCATCATAGTGATAATTATGCACGTTACATCAAAATCTGCATGTAAAG GTGTCCATTGTGCAAGAAGATCCAGAGAAACACCAGATCCGAGCCCACAGCCCTCCGATCATGCCTTGCCTGTCTTTCATATCTATGAAAATGATCAGTAG
- the LOC121627201 gene encoding B- and T-lymphocyte attenuator-like isoform X1, translating into MTAGFLSVPIMRPNHCWTILHVCVLTVLLLTLNADSQDSNCETAIKVRRNTHHAALLGQRLVIDCPVHFCNNSTPTVSWFKNEKTTVPVDVSSGSHIRTEWKQLNHSDGISHLIFQNILMSDSGVYQCRSDLIVSHNINVSVFDHEEPANGTQRNETGNTNPGSDPPTNLWTYVYTAAGILASVIIVIIISVLSMQGCKGKPKKEIQSDNQQYIAIPMVEQPLPRTSLQAPPRGSPSAPPSRKSTRRKTPPPQPSELPLPRDNQHLYSKTKENRGRQRNTAQEEGSSVVYAALNHQPPAGAAARPRIPREESSEYAAIRIPGH; encoded by the exons ATGACGGCAGGTTTTCTGAGCGTTCCCATCATGAGGCCGAACCACTGCTGGACCATCCTGCATGTGTGCGTCCTGACGGTGCTGCTTCTCACCTTAAACGCTGACA GTCAAGATTCAAACTGTGAAACAGCAATTAAGGTGCGGCGCAACACACATCATGCAGCTCTCCTCGGGCAGCGCCTTGTGATTGACTGCCCAGTTCATTTCTGCAACAACTCAACACCAACAGTGTCCTGgtttaaaaatgagaaaactacTGTCCCTGTTGATGTCAGCAGTGGCAGCCACATTAGAACAGAGTGGAAACAATTAAACCATTCTGATGGGATATCACATTTGATTTTCCAAAACATTCTCATGAGCGACTCAGGTGTGTATCAGTGTCGCAGTGATCTCATTGTGAGTCACAACATCAACGTCTCTGTCTTCG ATCATGAGGAGCCTGCCAACGGTACACAGAGGAATGAGACAG GCAACACAAATCCAGGTTCTGATCCCCCAACAAACCTGTGGACGTACGTGTACACTGCAGCTGGGATCCTGGCATCCGTCATCATAGTGATCATTATATCTGTCTTATCAATGCAAGGGTGTAAAG GGAAACCGAAGAAAGAGATCCAAAGTGATAATCAG CAGTATATAGCCATCCCCATGGTCGAGCAACCCCTCCCACGCACCAGCCTCCAAGCTCCACCAAGAGGAAGCCCCTCTGCGCCGCCATCTCGGAAATCAACCCGCAGAAAGACACCGCCCCCACAACCCAGTGAGCTGCCATTACCGAGAGACAATCAGCACCTTTACAGCAAGAcaaaagagaacagagggagacagaggaacaCAGCGCAGGAAGAGGGGAGCTCTGTTGTGTACGCTGCCCTCAACCATCAGCCTCCAGCGGGGGCCGCTGCTCGGCCGCGGATCCCGAGGGAGGAGAGTTCAGAGTACGCAGCGATCCGTATTCCAGGCCACTAG
- the LOC121627202 gene encoding splicing factor U2AF 35 kDa subunit-like, with the protein MAEYLASIFGTEKDKVNCSFYFKIGACRHGDRCSRLHNKPTFSQTILIQNIYRNPQNSAQTADASRCAVSDVEMQEHYDEFFEEVFTEMEEKYGEVEEMNVCDNLGDHLVGNVYVKFRREEDAEKAVMDLNNRWFNGQPIHAELSPVTDFREACCRQYEMGECTRGGFCNFMHLKPISRELRRELYGRRRKRHRSRSRSRERRSRSRDRRRDRERRRSRDRERSGRF; encoded by the exons ATGGCGGAGTACCTGGCATCCATTTTCggcacagagaaagacaa GGTCAATTGTTCCTTCTATTTTAAAATTGGAGCTTGCAGACATGGAGACCGCTGCTCGAGATTGCACAACAAACCAACCTTCAGCCAG ACCATCTTGATCCAAAACATCTACCGCAATCCCCAGAACAGTGCACAGACAGCTGACGCTTCTCGCT GCGCCGTCAGCGATGTGGAAATGCAGGAGCACTATGATGAGTTCTTTGAG GAGGTCttcacagagatggaggagaagtatggcgaggtggaggagatgaacGTGTGCGATAACTTGGGCGACCACCTTGTCGGCAATGTCTACGTTAAG TTTCGCCGTGAGGAGGATGCAGAGAAAGCAGTCATGGACCTGAACAACCGCTGGTTCAACGGCCAACCCATTCACGCAGAGCTCTCCCCCGTCACTGACTTCAGAGAAGCTTGCTGCCGCCAGTATGAAATGGG TGAGTGCACCAGAGGTGGCTTCTGCAACTTCATGCACCTGAAACCCATATCACGGGAACTTCGAAGGGAGTTGTACGGCCGCCGCAGGAAAAG GCACCGCTCCCGCTCGCGCTCCCGGGAACGACGCTCCCGCTCCAGGGACCGACGGCGGGACCGCGAGAGGCGGAGGTCGAGGGACCGAGAGCGCTCTGGGAGATTCTGA